One region of Quercus lobata isolate SW786 chromosome 2, ValleyOak3.0 Primary Assembly, whole genome shotgun sequence genomic DNA includes:
- the LOC115976576 gene encoding noroxomaritidine synthase-like gives MAIPLYPEILVAISLCFLFLCHLRWNKSRTITNWPVVGMLPGLLQNASNVHEYVTWLLKQNGGTFKFKGPWFTNMTFMVTSDPMNINHMLSKNFSNYTKGQKFQEIFDVLGDGIFNSDSDSWTYQRKLLHTMLKDNKFKLFFEQFVKGKVEKSLVPVLDHISSFGIEVDLQDIFQRFTFDSACLVVLGFDPNCLSIEFPDVSYAKSFDQLEECLLYRHIVPERWWKLQRRLQIGSEKKLSHAWKVFDEFVYECISTKREEVTLKKEELKFNLLTAIVMEEQEGEMSTTITKSDKFLRDTATNLLAAGRDSISAGLTWLFWLLATHPSVEAKILEEIKEHLLDNGKSKDLNIDKLSKLVYLHGAVCESLRLFPPIPFEHKCSVQPDILPSGHSMRPNTTILYSLYSMGRMESIWGEDCLDFKPERWITEFGGIVHVPSFKFIAFNAGARTCLGKDIAFIQMKIIATAIIWKYHVRVVEDHPVSPSISVVLHMKHGLKVRISKRYA, from the coding sequence ATGGCCATACCTTTGTACCCAGAGATACTTGTAGCAATATCTCtatgcttcctttttctttgtcattTGAGATGGAACAAAAGCCGAACCATTACAAATTGGCCTGTTGTCGGAATGCTCCCAGGCCTTCTTCAAAATGCATCCAATGTGCACGAGTATGTTACCTGGCTCCTAAAACAAAATGGGGGCACTTTCAAGTTTAAGGGTCCTTGGTTCACTAACATGACCTTCATGGTCACGAGTGATCCCATGAATATCAACCACATGTTGAGCAAAAACTTTTCTAACTACACAAAAGGGCAGAAGTTCCAGGAAATTTTTGATGTTCTGGGAGATGGGATTTTCAATTCTGATTCTGACTCGTGGACATATCAAAGGAAGCTACTTCACACGATGTTAAAGGACAACAAGTTTAAGTTGTTCTTTGAACAATTTGTcaagggaaaagtggaaaagAGCCTCGTTCCAGTTCTTGATCATATCTCAAGTTTTGGAATTGAGGTGGATTTACAAGACATTTTTCAACGGTTCACATTCGACAGTGCTTGCTtagtggttttgggttttgatccaAACTGCCTCTCCATTGAATTCCCAGATGTTTCCTATGCAAAATCGTTTGATCAATTAGAGGAATGTTTGTTATACCGACACATTGTGCCAGAAAGATGGTGGAAGTTACAAAGAAGGCTTCAAATTGGATCGGAGAAGAAGCTATCACATGCTTGGAAagtttttgatgaatttgtatACGAATGCATCTCAACCAAGCGAGAGGAAGTGACCCTAAAGAAGGAGGAACTAAAATTCAACTTGTTGACAGCTATAGTTATGGAGGAACAAGAAGGAGAAATGAGTACTACTATTACAAAATCCGACAAGTTTCTAAGGGACACTGCAACTAATCTCTTGGCAGCAGGGAGAGACTCCATAAGTGCCGGACTCACGTGGCTTTTTTGGCTTCTTGCAACACACCCATCAGTGGAAGCCAAGATTTTAGAAGAAATCAAGGAGCATTTGTTGGACAACGGAAAGTCAAAGGATTTGAACATAGATAAGCTAAGTAAGCTAGTTTATCTTCATGGAGCGGTATGCGAATCCTTACGCCTTTTTCCACCTATACCTTTCGAGCACAAATGTTCAGTTCAACCTGATATTCTTCCTAGTGGTCACTCCATGAGGCCAAATACAACAATTTTATACTCTTTATACTCAATGGGAAGGATGGAAAGCATATGGGGTGAAGATTGCTTGGACTTCAAGCCAGAGAGATGGATTACTGAGTTCGGCGGAATAGTGCATGTACCATCTTTCAAGTTCATAGCATTTAATGCGGGAGCGAGGACTTGTTTAGGTAAGGATATAGCTttcattcaaatgaaaataattgcAACTGCCATCATTTGGAAATACCATGTTCGTGTGGTTGAAGATCATCCTGTTTCACCAAGTATTTCCGTTGTTCTTCATATGAAACATGGTTTGAAGGTGAGGATTAGCAAGAGATATGCTTGA
- the LOC115976578 gene encoding alkane hydroxylase MAH1-like, translating into MTILLYPEILVAIFLCFLFLCHLRWNKSRTITNWPVVGMLPGLLQNASNVHEYVTWLLKQNGGTFKFKGPWSTNMTFMVTSDHMNIHHMFSKNFSNYTKGQKFQEIFDVLGDGIFNSDSDSWTYQRKLLHTVLKDNKFKLFFEQFVKGKVEKSLIPVLDHVSSFGIEVDLQDIFQRFTFDTACLVVLGFDPNCLSIEFPDVSHAKAFDQLEECLLYRHIVPESCWKLQRWLQIGIEKKLSSAWKIFDQFLYRCISSRQEELSQSKAPKTEEENFDLLTALGEQVEEIGGIIKSDKFLRDTAFNLMVAGRDTISAGLTWLFWIVATHPHVEAKILEEIKEHLLDNGKWKDFNIAEISKLVYLHGVICESLRLYPPVPFEHKCSVQFDILPSGHSIRPNTTMLCSLYSMGRMESIWGQDYMDFKPERWISERGRILHTPSFKFIAFNAGPRTCIGKDIAFIQMKIIASAIIWNYHVHVVEGHPVSPSISILLHMKHGLKVRIRKRNV; encoded by the coding sequence ATGACCATACTTTTGTACCCAGAGATACTTGTAGCAATATTTCtatgcttcctttttctttgtcattTGAGATGGAACAAAAGCCGAACCATTACAAACTGGCCTGTTGTCGGAATGCTCCCAGGCCTTCTTCAAAATGCATCCAATGTGCACGAGTATGTTACCTGGCTCCTAAAACAAAATGGGGGCACTTTCAAGTTTAAGGGTCCTTGGTCCACTAACATGACCTTCATGGTCACGAGTGATCACATGAACATCCACCACATGTTCAGCAAAAACTTTTCTAACTACACAAAAGGGCAGAAGTTCCAGGAAATTTTTGATGTTCTGGGAGATGGGATTTTCAATTCTGATTCTGACTCGTGGACATATCAAAGGAAGCTACTTCACACAGTGTTAAAGGACAACAAGTTTAAGTTGTTCTTTGAGCAATTTGTcaagggaaaagtggaaaagAGCCTCATTCCTGTTCTTGATCATGTCTCAAGTTTTGGAATTGAGGTGGATTTACAAGACATTTTTCAACGGTTCACATTTGATACTGCTTGCTtagtggttttgggttttgatccaAACTGTCTCTCCATTGAATTCCCAGATGTTTCCCATGCAAAAGCGTTTGATCAATTAGAGGAATGTTTGTTATACCGACACATTGTGCCAGAAAGCTGCTGGAAGCTACAAAGATGGCTTCAAATCGGAATTGAGAAGAAGTTAAGCAGTGCTTGGAAAATTTTTGATCAATTTCTATACAGATGCATCTCATCCAGGCAAGAAGAACTAAGCCAAAGTAAAGCCCCAAAGAccgaggaagaaaattttgaccTGTTGACAGCTTTAGGGGAACAAGTAGAAGAAATTGGTGGTATTATAAAATCCGACAAGTTTCTAAGGGACACAGCATTTAATCTCATGGTAGCCGGGAGAGATACCATAAGTGCAGGCCTCACTTGGCTTTTTTGGATTGTTGCAACACACCCACATGTGGAAGCAAAAATTCTAGAAGAGATCAAGGAGCATTTGTTGGACAACGGAAAGTGGAAGGATTTTAACATAGCTGAAATAAGTAAGCTAGTTTATCTCCATGGAGTGATATGCGAATCCTTACGCCTTTATCCACCTGTACCTTTCGAGCACAAATGTTCAGTTCAATTTGATATTCTTCCTAGTGGTCACTCTATCAGGCCAAATACAACAATGTTATGCTCTTTATACTCAATGGGAAGGATGGAGAGCATATGGGGTCAAGATTATATGGACTTCAAGCCAGAGAGATGGATTTCAGAGCGTGGAAGAATATTGCATACACCATCTTTCAAGTTCATAGCATTTAATGCAGGACCAAGGACTTGTATAGGTAAGGATATAGCTttcattcaaatgaaaataattgcAAGCGCCATCATTTGGAATTACCATGTTCATGTGGTTGAAGGTCATCCTGTTTCACCGAGTATTTCCATTCTGCTTCATATGAAACATGGTTTGAAGGTAAGGATCAGAAAGAGAAATGTTTGA